A single window of Anser cygnoides isolate HZ-2024a breed goose chromosome 12, Taihu_goose_T2T_genome, whole genome shotgun sequence DNA harbors:
- the CBLN1 gene encoding cerebellin-1: MRGPGLALGLLLPLLLGAAWLACGQNETEPIVLEGKCLVVCDSNPTSDPTGTALGISVRSGSAKVAFSAIRSTNHEPSEMSNRTMIIYFDQVLVNIGSNFDSERSTFIAPRKGIYSFNFHVVKVYNRQTIQVSLMLNGWPVISAFAGDQDVTREAASNGVLIQMEKGDRAYLKLERGNLMGGWKYSTFSGFLVFPL, translated from the exons ATGCGGGGCCCGGGGCtggcgctggggctgctgctgccgctgctgctgggcgCGGCGTGGCTGGCGTGCGGGCAGAACGAGACGGAGCCCATCGTGCTGGAGGGGAAGTGCCTCGTGGTGTGCGACTCCAACCCCACGTCCGACCCCACCGGCACGGCGCTCGGCATCTCCGTGCGCTCCGGCAGCGCCAAGGTCGCCTTCTCCGCCATCCGCAGCACCAACCACGAGCCCTCCGAGATGAGCAACCGCACCATGATCATCTACTTCGACCAG GTACTAGTGAACATCGGCAGCAACTTCGACTCGGAGAGGAGCACTTTCATAGCGCCCAGGAAAGGGatttacagttttaattttcaCGTGGTGAAAGTCTACAACAGGCAAACCATCCAG GTGAGTTTGATGCTAAATGGGTGGCCAGTGATTTCTGCCTTTGCAGGGGACCAAGATGTGACCCGAGAAGCTGCTAGCAATGGAGTCCTGATTCAGATGGAGAAAGGAGACAGAGCTTATCTAAAACTGGAGAGAGGCAACTTGATGGGAGGCTGGAAGTATTCGACGTTCTCTGGATTTCTAGTGTTCCCACTTTAA
- the LOC106039609 gene encoding transcription initiation factor TFIID subunit 4-like: MPGRARRGSGAALRPGCGTPRGVFASPAPHEEFNVLLGDGHRDENDEFRALFPGSAPAGEPRGGRGLCRFASRCDAGAAPQQPLPYEGGSEAPFPPQPAAPRRWEPPGPRRELLGSPSAGSRRRGNDRALRSRVRDGRLLSPGVRTRAPEPACGRGALCQRLPRGPGPLPAAAPGSAPRRRQPGAGRDGYGLKLNKFAGKRSFPRSGQRLGFAHRRAASSLQPLRAGVPAAAC; the protein is encoded by the exons ATGCCAGGAA gggctcggcggggctcgggggcagCCCTGCGCCCAGGCTGCGGCACACCTCGAGGGGTTTTTGCGTCCCCGGCTCCCCACGAGGAGTTTAACGTGCTCCTCGGGGACGGGCATCGAGACGAGAACGATGAGTTTCGTGCTTTATTCCCAGGTTCGGCCCCGGCTGGAGAgccgcggggcggccgcgggctcTGCCGCTTCGCTTCCAGGTGCGACGCGGGAGCCGCTCCGCAGCAGCCGCTGCCCTATGAAGGGGGCTCGGAGGCGCCTTTCCCCCCGcagcccgcggccccccggcgcTGGGAGCCCCCCGGACCCCGGCGGGAGCTGCTCGGGAGCCCCAGCGCCGGCAGCCGCCGGCGAGGGAACGACCGAGCTCTGCGGAGCAGGGTTCGTGACGGGAGGTTGCTTTCGCCTGGAGTTCGGACCCGCGCCCCGGAGCCGGCGTGCGGCCGCGGAGCTCTCTGTCAGCGCCTtccccgcggccccgggccgCTCCCTGCGGCAGCgcccggctctgccccgcgCCGGAGGCAGCCCGGAGCCGGCCGGGACGG GTACGGCTTGAAGCTCAATAAGTTTGCTGGGAAGAGGTCGTTCCCGAGGAGCGGTCAGAGGCTGGGCTTCGCGCATCGCCGGGCAGCCAGCTCCCTCCAGCCTCTCCGGGCTGGTGTGCCGGCAGCGGCGTGCTGA